TACGATTGGCGCTGGATAGTTAGGACCCGCCATTCCCGCAACAAATGCTTTGGAAGTTTCAAATACCATCATCGCTTCAGTTTCATTCAACTTTAGCGGCTCGGTTTTTTGATCACGACGCGCTTCATAATCCATCTTGCCGTCGATAGCATCTTGCAGAACGGCTAAGGCTGCTTCACGGAGGTTTTCTGGAGCAACGACACCGTCGACCACACCGGCCTTCAGCGCAACGTCTGGTCGTTGTTCTTTACCTGAACAGATCCAGTCAATTGCTGTATCAGCACCGGCTACACGTGGCAAACGAACGGTGCCGCCCCAGCCGGGAATAATACCCAGCTTAGTTTCAGGCAAGCCAACTTTGGCGGCTGTGCTCATAATTCTAAAGTCACATGCTAGTGCTAGCTCTAACCCACCGCCCATGGCGTAACCGTTAATCGCGATACAGGTAGGAAAATCCAAATCTTCTAACAGATTAAAGTTATCGTGATTTTTCGCAAGGTGCGACCCAACTCCGCCGCCATCGCTCTTACCAAACAGCGGTACAAATTCTGTAATATCGGCACCAACCAGAAAAACGCCTTTGCTACTTGTAAGCAACAGACCCTTTACATCGTCGGCTGCATCCAAAAGACCCAACGCTTCTTCCAGCTCTAGGACCGTTTGAGTATTAAACTTGTTTACCGATTCACCTTGTAAATCGAAATTCATTTCGGCGATGCCACCGTCGAGCATCTTTACCGAGATTGCGCTTCCTTTAAACATCAAGTTGGCCTCTAAGTTAATAATTATTCCGTGCAGGAAGCGAGCGCCTCCTAAATTCGACCCGTATTATGCGACAAACTGTCTATCTAACGCTAGCTTCCTGCCATTCATCTTCTGAATGCGGACTGTTCAGCCAGCCGTATACACCACAGGGGCTGTACAGTTTACCGATATCACATCATACATTGATGAAATCTTCTCAATCTGTTTCGGATTGAAATTCATTCCTGCGACAAATAAATAGCTAGCGACACGCCGTCATCCTAGACAGTTGGCAGGCTACTCATGCAAGACACGCTTAGCCGTTTATCAAATGTGAAGCGTAAACGGGCGAGCCTAACCATCAAAGCCAAGAAAAAGGTGCCGATGCAACACGGCCATTATCGGGCAATGTCAACGAACGACACCTTTTCAGCAAGCGGCCTAGTCGTAAATTACGATGCTACTCCCCATATAGTCATGGAGCCCTTTCTTCTTTTTGTCAAATGCGACCCATATATAGCCGATGAACAGTAAAAACATACTCACAAAGTAGCCTATGTAGCGAATTATCGCCGCCCCCCACGTTAGATTCTGCAAAGTGGATTCATTAACGATACGCAACCCAAGGAGTCGCTTACCTGGAGTGCCGCCGATTTTAACCCACAGTACGATATAAGCGACGGCAGGTAGCACGTAACTGATCATGACGTCCCAAAAGCCGTTCGACATGTTTCCTTCAGACAACACATCGCCACCGTACACAAGAAACATCAGCGGCATAATAACCAGCATTAAAATAATGGTATCTATTACTGTCGCTGCAACCCGAATCCAAAATCCAGCATAGCGAAGGTTAGCGCCGGAGCGCGTACTCGTTTGCCCCAGATCAGCCTGAGGGGTAATAGCATAAGGGTTAGTATCGTTTGGCGTGGTCATCATTACTCCATTAATAGTTGGCGTCGTTAATCTTTAATAAATCAACCACAGTATATGACAGCCGCTATCGAGAGAGAAGGCCGAGCAACCCCTCAAATAACACTCTCATGCCGCAATAACCAGGCTTTACGCTCCACACCCGATGCATAACCGGTCAGCGCACCATTGGCACCAATAACCCGGTGACACGGCACTACGATGGTTAAGGGGTTCTTACCATTGGCCAGCCCGACTGCTCGTGACCCTTTAGGGTTCCCGATCTGCGTCGCAACGTCTCCGTACGAACGCGTTTCGCCAAACGGTATGGTTCGTAATGCTTGCCATACCGTTTGTTGAAATTCAGTACCTGCAGCATCCAACGGTAAGTCAAACGCCCGTCGTCCACCATTAAAGTACTCTGCCAACTGCGTTTTAGTCTGCTCCGTCACAGCATTACTCTGGCTGGTTCGCACTTGCTCTACGAACAATATCGATACAACACTAGATTCAGTTGCAACTATCTCTAAGTCTCCCAGAGGCGTGCTTAAAAAATCGTTAAAAGATGCTGGCTGCATGAGTTAGTCTCATTAAATAATCGTGAACCACTTACAGTTGGTTCCACAGTTGAAAGGTTAAATAGCTTCGCCATGGTCGTGCTTGATCGATATCAAGGCTGGTCGGAATGGTTTGCATAGCATTACGGATCCCCGCATCACCGTCTAGCCACACATCCGAATCGTGACTACCCCTTAGTTTGACGTAGTTAATCGTCCATGGGCCGATTCCTTTAATGTCGATCCATGCATCAACGTCATCGGGGTCAGCCGCGGTCAGCATATGATCGGCTAATCGTCG
The sequence above is a segment of the Arenicella xantha genome. Coding sequences within it:
- a CDS encoding RDD family protein, which gives rise to MTTPNDTNPYAITPQADLGQTSTRSGANLRYAGFWIRVAATVIDTIILMLVIMPLMFLVYGGDVLSEGNMSNGFWDVMISYVLPAVAYIVLWVKIGGTPGKRLLGLRIVNESTLQNLTWGAAIIRYIGYFVSMFLLFIGYIWVAFDKKKKGLHDYMGSSIVIYD
- a CDS encoding methylated-DNA--[protein]-cysteine S-methyltransferase yields the protein MQPASFNDFLSTPLGDLEIVATESSVVSILFVEQVRTSQSNAVTEQTKTQLAEYFNGGRRAFDLPLDAAGTEFQQTVWQALRTIPFGETRSYGDVATQIGNPKGSRAVGLANGKNPLTIVVPCHRVIGANGALTGYASGVERKAWLLRHESVI